Proteins encoded within one genomic window of Longimicrobiaceae bacterium:
- a CDS encoding BON domain-containing protein, producing the protein MAKRLGGKAGAGGRGMRTGAAACLVLTSSACGLLHRSDKPSPQAVAAAATEDARIRGEVEARLAAEPSLRGGPVRVEVSAGEVRLYGTVVGFGALQCAETNAQLVRGVKLVIDYMDLQSGPRTVRCLAPRAAPAPPVSAPPAPSA; encoded by the coding sequence ATGGCGAAACGGCTCGGCGGCAAGGCTGGGGCGGGGGGACGGGGGATGCGGACGGGCGCGGCGGCGTGCCTGGTGCTCACCTCTTCCGCATGCGGGCTGCTGCACCGGAGCGACAAGCCCAGCCCGCAGGCCGTCGCCGCCGCGGCGACGGAGGACGCGCGCATCCGCGGCGAGGTGGAGGCGCGCCTGGCGGCCGAGCCCTCGCTACGCGGCGGACCCGTGCGCGTGGAGGTGAGCGCTGGCGAGGTGCGGCTGTACGGCACCGTGGTGGGCTTCGGCGCGCTTCAGTGCGCGGAGACGAACGCCCAACTCGTGCGCGGCGTGAAGCTGGTGATCGACTACATGGACCTGCAGAGCGGCCCGCGCACCGTCCGCTGCCTGGCTCCGCGGGCGGCGCCCGCGCCCCCGGTTTCGGCCCCGCCCGCGCCATCCGCCTGA
- a CDS encoding CPBP family intramembrane glutamic endopeptidase, with product MRSYFDVSRTYTYSLIFALPLLLLYEVGATLTMRGQQQQIRNGADVLLRSLLAAGGVQSTVAFTGVLAVAALALIAVEWRKRKVPVRPAVFLGMMLESVAYAFTFGTVVGTATQWMTGGLSLRLAADPAGAMDKLPVSQGVVLSLGAGLFEELVFRVLLVGGLILLFRSGGLERGRSAVFAAILAALLFSGFHYIGPFAYPWSVSSFVFRFLSGLAFSGLFILRGFGITAWTHALYDVFLTVARG from the coding sequence ATGCGCAGCTACTTCGACGTTTCCCGCACCTACACCTACTCGCTCATCTTCGCGCTGCCGCTGCTGTTGCTGTACGAGGTGGGCGCCACGCTCACCATGCGCGGCCAGCAGCAGCAGATCCGCAACGGCGCAGACGTGCTGCTGCGGAGCCTGCTCGCGGCCGGCGGAGTGCAGAGCACAGTCGCCTTCACGGGCGTGCTCGCCGTCGCCGCGCTGGCGCTGATCGCGGTCGAGTGGCGCAAGCGGAAGGTGCCCGTCCGCCCGGCCGTCTTCCTCGGGATGATGCTGGAGAGCGTGGCCTACGCCTTCACCTTCGGCACCGTCGTGGGCACGGCGACGCAGTGGATGACGGGCGGCCTCTCGCTCCGCCTCGCCGCGGACCCCGCGGGGGCGATGGACAAGCTGCCGGTGAGCCAGGGCGTGGTGCTGTCGCTGGGCGCCGGCCTGTTCGAGGAGCTGGTGTTCCGGGTGCTGCTGGTGGGCGGCCTCATCCTGCTCTTCCGCAGCGGCGGGCTGGAGCGCGGGCGCTCGGCGGTGTTCGCGGCGATCCTGGCGGCGCTGCTCTTCTCCGGCTTCCACTACATTGGCCCGTTCGCGTATCCGTGGAGCGTGTCGTCGTTCGTCTTCCGGTTCCTCTCGGGCCTGGCGTTCAGCGGCCTCTTCATCCTCCGCGGCTTCGGCATCACCGCCTGGACCCACGCCCTCTACGACGTCTTCCTCACCGTCGCGCGAG